From the genome of Amyelois transitella isolate CPQ chromosome 22, ilAmyTran1.1, whole genome shotgun sequence:
aaaaaaaaacatacttttcTTTCATACACAAATCAAATCTTTAAACCTTtgaggaagacagagccaatagtcccaagacagaaaggccacattAAGTTTGAGAAGTAATGATTGCATTTAGATTcagatgtaataaataaaagccaCATCTATATCAACTACTTTTGTAATGGAAGCATGTTTTGTGTAcctaatgtatgtattgaacagttttattatacagggtgacttttaattcaactgcataaatttaactgttaagtgtactcatctaaaggatatttaaaaacgttaaaagaaaaatatcggttcatatttcagaaagtacgaataataaataaatgtatcaaaatccacaatcctaaatacgtcatatcaccccggcaggcggaaaagcgacgcgtaagattcagaggtcaacgacgcaattcattcagctgagtgactcgacaactctgtactttacttgatcttgatacttgaaaaataatttatttttcagacatttatttacatgtttaatttaaatttctttttgtagtattggtctttaataaagcgtgtgacgtagttttattaaatgtgaaaatgatgacgtttaatttaaataaaaataggctcaaacggctcagaagcatgggtatagtctatgtttaaaaggatgcagttgttttaaatgcaccctgtatataaataataaaaaaatctgttttttgAAGGTAAAGATGTGAATGAATACTGGCATATCGAAGACCCATGGTCCATGCTTTGTGATATCCTGGCCAAGGATGGTGCTACTCCAGAGCCAAGGTTGATTGGTGAGGCCGGGAAGGGTACCCTTTTGGCCTGCTATAGGGTGGGGCTTTATGTagacaagaaaattatttcgTCTGGTAAGTGTTGATGATTTTGTTATATGAGCATTCACTCACTTTCCTCTTGGAAAGTGAAGTGAATGAAGTTATTACTTTAGTGAATGAAGTTATTACTTCAAACATCTGTATgtagataaatagataaaaattaaagagcCAGGTCATCAAAAAGTATTACTTTTTATCAGAGCATGACCAAACAAACATCAAACCCAAGACTACATAGACTAACGTTGCTACTACCGCAACAAAATTCGCCACACACTATTTATTATCATCGCCTTTATGGAACAACTCTTGCCATTTCAGGTTTTGGCGAAACTGTACCAACAGCAAAGGAGATGGCAGCTAGGGATGCCTTGAAGAAGATCTTTGGCACCGAGGATCACATGAAACCCATCAACTTTCAGCTAAACGGCATGCCTAAGCCGCAGTCTCAGACACGTTACCAAATATCGGCTagttaaaatagttttaggATAGTGTAgaataagttaattaaaatagtgcAATTTTTAATcttgtattatttacaaagtaaGGAAATAATGAATACATTATGAATTTTTTGAGTTTGACAATTTATGATGATATACCTACAAGTTTTTTCCTAGGTTACACAGCAGTTTCACAGtcaaactttcgtatttacaCACGCGttaatctacactaatattataaagaggaaaactttgtttgtttggttgtaatgaataggctcaaaaactactggaccgattttaaaaattcttacacCATTCGAAAGATGCATTATCCACgtgtaacatagactatattttattttggaaaaaaatagggttaaaaaaaaaaaattggcaaaacagtgtttgccgggtcagctagtcGAAAATACTCGTTACCTCCCGTTCCTGCGGCAATTTACAAAAAGCCCTTTTTAGTGGAAGTCTCCTAATTATCAACCTTCTTGcctaattttatctttttggcTAAGTAGATTTAGTGACCAGTAAGTTAGTGtttttcacttttataatatatggATTATCcaatataaaagcgaaaaacgaacgaaagacctagacgaacatatcttgatcaaattaaggacgtcctggtgaagggtcaggtcaaaagtgcccgacaccgccgagcttgcatgaagagagtaatgaatgtggatgaagcaaaggaagtatgcagggatcgtggcaagtggaaagaggtagtttctgcctacccctccgggaaagaggcgtgagtttatgtatgtatgtacgaacgAAAATTATGAACCagcataaataaaagaaagcatgcatataaatttcattttatttactacttataattaaaatttcaactgTTTCTAGCTACATGgtaaaaacttatttcatCAAATGATTAACAATATTCAATAAtcagaaatatatgtataatagtaACAAATTGGCGATTTGTAACatatcttatttataattcaataaaatttcaatttacaaaacattaaGAGACAGGTTTAAAATCGCGATAGGTTTCGTATACTTGACCATGTAGGGCCCAGCCCctttattataggtatatcAAACTCGAAATTACCGATAACCAAAGAGAGTAGATAAGATATATGCCTTGTCAACTTCATGATAGACCCCTCGTAGGTCCAATactacattcatataatcaagtctccatccctcacggggtaggcagacccaacagtcttgcaaatactgaaaggccatgttcagctgcttggcttaatgattgaattgagattcaaataaacttgTCTAAtgctataggtatgtatgcaattattttatttacaaaattttacattgaGCAATTTTAGGTACTTTGCCAAAATTATTGATCGTAAGACATGCATATATAATTCCGAATAGAATGCTCATATTATTCtttatacaaattacacatgCATATATAATTCAGTACTACAGGCAGATTTATAGAGCACATTTGGCCTTTATTAACAACCAAATAACGTTAAAATTGCTGATGGCAACTGACACATACAGACTAAAGTTATAAATCTcttgaaattatttgaatttaaaaccaAACATCTGTTGCCGAAAGTATCTACTCTTATCAATGTTAAAACTAACACTTCTAAAAGccaagaacattttttttctccttttatataaattttaaagattttttgcgATCAAAAAGACAAGAGAAAGagagtacctatatataaaacatttaatggCTTCTGAAAGTTATTGAATAGCCCCACAAGTAATCAAAGGAAATAAGGCCAAATATGCTCCACTTGACCTTATTCTAGCTACAACTAGCTATACTGCTTCAATCAAGTTAATCACCCAGGAGCCGAGTCCATAATGAGATGTCCGTTCTTGTCCTTGACGCGAACTCTTCCCGAAGCGTACCGCGTCTCAGACGTGCCATCGTTGTACACCAGTTTCACAGTGCCGTCGGGGAATTCACGGCGCTGTCAGGGAggaaagataaaatttaagttcttGGATAAAGATATAGGATATaaggaaattatattttttataacataatcATAGTTTCGCATAATGTTTTCGGGCTTTTAACGTAAAAGTACTACTACTAtactactacatatgtatttttatgggtAAAAAAGGTTATTCGTATTGTATACCTTTAGAAGTCACTATATTTTTGtgcgaattttattttaaagtttcacTTACTCTATACACGACATGTGGTAAAGACGTATGTTCATGATTTACCATGTCCTTAAATATGAAACACGATTTACAAGACAAACTGTATAGTTGTACGAGTACTCACTTTATGATCTTTAGCGTGAACCTCGACCTGCCCATTGGGGAACACGATCCTCTGCTGCCCGTCCGCGGCGACCGTGAGCGCCGCGCCGTCGGGGAAGCGCCACTCCTCGCGCACGTGCTGGTTCTTCGGGTCGAAGTAGCGGACGCTGCCGTTGGGCAGGCGGATCTCGGTTGAACCGTCCTTGTATCGTTTCTCCACTTGGCCACTGGAAATGGttaaacttataatttataagaaaacttATAATTGGAACTggaaaaacttataatttataagtttattttatactagctgttgcccgcgagtTCGATCGCAGTGAAATTTTACTgacaatataaatacataaaaatctgaCCACCTGTATCGGCCCTTAGAGGGGTAGGagaaatttttgtttactgtttttaagtttttaccgCATTCGACTATATTTCGTTACGGAGACATGTATGAGTAGAACTTTGTGTTCAGTATTAGGagttaattttcaaatatgaGCCCGCGTGAACAAAATAACCCCGTTAATATCCGTTCCCCCGGAAATTTACcgaaatattttcttagtgCGACCCAAAACCACATAAGTAACACAGCAAATTTCACATTAAAGTAGAATGAACAGTTTGAGGtctcttttacatacatatattattaaaagctACTTACTCTGGAAATTCTAGGACCTCTAAGCCATCAGGATGAGTAGTATGGTAGGTTTTAGATTctgcataataatatttaattctcCCCTCATTGTAGAAGTTCTCTTTGATGTCTCCAttgtaataaacaaacttgCTGTACAATCCGTCTGCAGATATATATTTCACATTTCCATTGGGAAAACGGAATTCTTTTGAACCATCAGGTTTCACAGTTTCAGTTGGTTTTAAATTGGTTTTCGATAAGCTGGTTTTGCTTGTTGTAGGTTCAGGACTAACAACTGACAATCTGTCTCTATATTGAGCTTTATTTACAACAGTTGAAGGTCTAAAGCTATTTGATGTGAAATTTCCACTTGAGTATGGTGATTTGGATCTAGAAGAATGACCAGAATTGTTGGACAAATGTTCCATAGAGCTGTGTAAATCATTATTTGATGATATTCGGCTATTAGTCGTTTTATGACTTAGAATAGATATAGGAGATTTGGACCTAGATGAATTAGATCTACTGgagattgtatttaaattgctAGGTTTGTTTGGATGTAAAACTGGTGACTTTGAGTCCCTACTACTTTCAGATTTACGTAAAAAGAATTGATCTGAGGCATGAACATTATTCTCCAGGCTGTTCCTTTCACTATTTGTAACATTTGATTTATTACTCCTGGGAGATATGGATTGAAACCGCTCTGTGTACaatttttccaaattattttcatgttcACTATCACTTACATCTTTGTCTTGAATGGAGTCTGATATATCCAAATTATCTTCTTCGCATTCCGTATCTTCATTATCTGATGGATAAGTATAATTTGTGTATGGCTCTACATTTggagatttatttttctccatGTGACTAACAGCATCCCTCTGGCTAAAATATTTGGCATAACGTGAGGTAACATTCAAATTGGGCACACTTTTTGCTCTAGGCCTTATATTAGTTTTAGTTGAGTTAGCAGCTCTTCTACTTCTACTTTGCCTCTCTATTTCAAAAGCTTTGTACTTAACATTGTTATCCATATTAATTTCTGATTGTGTATCTTTTGCTGTCATGTGAGTTAACTTCTTATTGATCTCCTCTAAGTACTTAATGTTAGTCAATCTTCTGGTTACTTCATTACTGTGTTGTATTCTTCTATTTTCTTTCTTAAGTTTTTCAACTTCTGCTTGCaaatctttcttttctttttcaataatttttaattgatttcttAGTCTAGCTATGGTAGATGTTGACTTTGCATCTTTTAATCTTATTTCATCTTTGAGATCACTgatctctttttttaaattaacaactTCATCCTTGTCTTTCTTGTTTAGCCGGCCTCTCATTTCTCTCACATACCTTTcatacatttgtttttgtttggtCATTTTCTCTTTTTCCTCTGCTAAATAATATTCAGAAAGTATTTTCTCCTCATTAAACTTTTGTTCATATCCTGCTTTTTCTTCATAAAACTTTTGTCTCTCTAAATCAAATTCCTCACGCATTTTACTTAAATTCGcattttcttttctaaatGTTTCTATTTCATCTTCAAGCTCATGGAGTCTGTCTTTTAAGAGTTCGCTAGTGGAAATTAATTTTGCATTCATTTCTGCCATGTTAGCCTTTATGACATCAGTTTCTGTGACATTGTCATTTTGATCACAATCAACcttattttttgaatttactTCCTGTTCTTTTTGGGCTTTGTTTCTTTGACCTTTATTTTGCtgcaaatgttttttattatcagcTTGTTCTACAGTTTTACAGGAACAGCAACTGGAGACTGAGGAACAGGTATCACTGCAACAATCTGTGTATTCACTGTTACATGTTTCAATGTCAAAGTGCGTGCTCTTCTTTTCTTTGTTTAGATCAGGGTAGATGTGCATGAGTGCTGGATTATTAGCTAAACACCTCTGTAACACTAAAGGTGTGCTTTCCCCAGAACATTCTAAATTACTTTTTCTCAAAAACCTATTGAAAAATGAATTTTCCATATTGAAACTTTCATGTGTCACTTTAGTTTCAAGCAAGTCAAACATTTTCTGCTCTGCTGTTTCCCGTTCTTGCCTAGCCTGACAAATGTTCTCATCACAACTCATGTCCGATACAGTACTTTTAGCTGGGgaggcaaaatttttataataatcactTTGTTTTAGTTGTGTTAGAAAATCATTTTGTTCTTTACTTAATATTGCTGCCCAGGTTTTTGCTTTATTCTGCATCATTGGGTGCTTCTCTTTAGGCCACTGCAGTAAGTTGTGTTGCTTTACTTGTGATTCacagttttttaaatgttttatctctggggaaactttttttttgtcatgtcctattgtttttgtaGGTAATACAGGTTCACTACACTTTAATTCTTTTGGAACAGTTTCTTTTGTCCCATTTTCAGTTACGGTTATTTCTTTTGGTGCACTTTTAGTAACAGTTATTTTAggtaatttatcttttttctcagacattattatttcaacaggtacatcttctttcatttttgtattattttttcgtGGTGTTGTATTGAGACTTTTACTATGATGaagatttaaatatctttGTTTCCACGGTAAAGTCTTTGTGTTCTGTATAATAAGGTCTTTCTTGCTTAATCCAAATCGAGCTAATCCTTCacctctttttaaatatggctTTTTAGAAACTGGTAATGCATCATTTCGAAGGCTTTGTGGTTTCGGAACTTGTTTTTCCTTTTGTAACTTTTCTAAAACTAAAGATTCAAAATCTTTCTTTGGGGAAAGTATGGGCATGTCATCCAGAGATATTTGTTTTTGGGCTATTGATTTGGTAtcagaaacatttttttggaCTTGAATTGATTGTGATCTATTAGAAGCTAATTCACTTCTTCCGGAATTGGGAGAATTCATGACGAATTCAGATTCTTGAGAGAGATTCAGCACAGAAACCCCTTCAACTAAATCTTGTTCTTTTACCTTTGAAGACAAATTACTTGTGTTAAGACGAGGACTTACTTCATTGCTATCTTGAGGAGACTGAAGTAAACTTCGGAATGTACTGTAACTGATACTGTTTGTAAAATGGCTAATAATTTCAGTGATACTGGAGGAATTCTCCGAAACATCTTGGTATTCCAAGCGCTGTTTGTGTAATTTACCGCGCTGCAATAGTTGTAATCGCCGTAAGGCTTGTAAACGTTCCAATATCTGTGAAGGTGATAATGTAACATCACTATCAGAATATGATTCGTCCATAATGATAAATGTGATAAGTTTTAATTgactaaaaatttataaatccaCAATAGTAACCCACAAAAACTTTACAAGTTAGCATCACAGAACTTTTAAAAATGACAATATATGTAACGTTGATTTGTTTGCATTTTTGATAGTGACAATGACAAAGACACTAGTGACAGTGAAAACGCTAACACTTGACAGATAGTCACTGTGcccaacattaaaaaaataaatataaatctatatcTACTTATTTGGTATTTGCCAAGCAAATTCCGTAGACAAAATGGAAGCCAAATAAGTACAAATTCAGTTTatgatgttattttattaaataaactaaatttattaacataaagataataaaataaaaatcgaaatCGTTTACATATCGTAATagtagtttttaatttcagtacaaatttattatgattagTTGGAACCCCAAACATGCGTACataaatgtcaaaatttttGTTCGTGTTTATTCAAAAAACACCTGGCTTTCTGCAGACGAAACACATTTGCACCAAAATGtctaaaagaaatgtatttcACAAAACACCAAAATTCAAACCAGATATGAGGAATTCAACTGGCCGTTGCCGTTTAGCGCAGGAAGTGCAGTCAATGTTTAAGAAGGAGAAAGTTGAAGTTCTGCCTGCTCCCATCAAGTCTGAGgctgataataaattatacaagtaAGCAAATTGACTATTAGTATGTCTGTGacctattatatattaaattttattattatacactcATCAATAAAATCCTTGACGCTGTAATGTCATGATGTGATTAGCTATGTGCTTtggaaatgatttttataaactatCTCTGTAATAATAATGGTGGAACACTTGCCCCTGAACGTAGTTGCGAAGTCATCAACTAAAgtcatcaaaaaataaaatatgagaaaataatctaaaaGTAATAAGTTACAACTAGTAGGGTGGAATACTAATTTCCTACTTtctaattgtaaattattacttttggaATAAATTCCAATTAGATTCAATTTActggaaatttaattatatttcattttatatcaaCTATTTAGCCCAGTTTTTacatttgataaaaaagatttggtcttatttttgttcaagaaaaaaaaataataattataatattggtttAAATCTTAATAGTTATGATAAGTTGTctgtaaaaatttacaaactgaCCTTTGGTTTTGAAGCATTAAATACCTGATAATTCCACTGGAATTACTGAGGTGTATGAATGATGAGAGGCAAATAACTTAACTAAATTTATCAGTTTTcatatcaaattaaactacaattacaAGTGTTTACTAATATTGGCCATTCTTAATTTGGATTGTTTTGTTTAGAACCATTCGTCTGGAAAATGGCCTGACTGCATTATTGATATCAGACCCCAGTCGGCCCCCTGTGACAGATGGGCTTAGTTCCAGCGAGGAAGAGTCCAGTGGCTCTGATGAAACCACAGGCACTGAAAGTGATGGAGAACACTCAACTCACTCTGCCACCAGCGACCATCATGGTACTAAACACAGGACAGAATTTGATGAGGAGAAGCTGGTGAGTATTAGGAGAAactagtgttttttttaaattctttttttttttctatacaattttttaaagggTTGGTGATGACCTgaatgattaaatatttatatttttaacaaatttgtttgtttctattttactATACTatgttagtatttaaatttgtaaataatggtaacctaaatttaaaataaagccaacattacaataataataaaattatgatctatttttcatattgttattttttcatatttaatcaTGCAGATGTCTACCacagtgaaaataaaaataagtactttctaataaatttgatatatagacatgactatatgtatgtatgtatgtatttaataaatttgggcATGACATTCCCTGGGCCATGAGAATGCTAAACTAATAACATTTCAATCCTGAACATGTAGgagtaaaaataatgtctaCTTTTCGTTTGCCAGTACTCCTTAGCTAATTTAcattaacaatttaatttctataatTATCACTAGCACTTGCCCTCGACTTCGTTCACCGTAAAAGTTTACTTACAATCTCAGTATGTATTAGTTGACCCCTAGTGTATTGCCTC
Proteins encoded in this window:
- the LOC106130040 gene encoding centromere protein J yields the protein MDESYSDSDVTLSPSQILERLQALRRLQLLQRGKLHKQRLEYQDVSENSSSITEIISHFTNSISYSTFRSLLQSPQDSNEVSPRLNTSNLSSKVKEQDLVEGVSVLNLSQESEFVMNSPNSGRSELASNRSQSIQVQKNVSDTKSIAQKQISLDDMPILSPKKDFESLVLEKLQKEKQVPKPQSLRNDALPVSKKPYLKRGEGLARFGLSKKDLIIQNTKTLPWKQRYLNLHHSKSLNTTPRKNNTKMKEDVPVEIIMSEKKDKLPKITVTKSAPKEITVTENGTKETVPKELKCSEPVLPTKTIGHDKKKVSPEIKHLKNCESQVKQHNLLQWPKEKHPMMQNKAKTWAAILSKEQNDFLTQLKQSDYYKNFASPAKSTVSDMSCDENICQARQERETAEQKMFDLLETKVTHESFNMENSFFNRFLRKSNLECSGESTPLVLQRCLANNPALMHIYPDLNKEKKSTHFDIETCNSEYTDCCSDTCSSVSSCCSCKTVEQADNKKHLQQNKGQRNKAQKEQEVNSKNKVDCDQNDNVTETDVIKANMAEMNAKLISTSELLKDRLHELEDEIETFRKENANLSKMREEFDLERQKFYEEKAGYEQKFNEEKILSEYYLAEEKEKMTKQKQMYERYVREMRGRLNKKDKDEVVNLKKEISDLKDEIRLKDAKSTSTIARLRNQLKIIEKEKKDLQAEVEKLKKENRRIQHSNEVTRRLTNIKYLEEINKKLTHMTAKDTQSEINMDNNVKYKAFEIERQSRSRRAANSTKTNIRPRAKSVPNLNVTSRYAKYFSQRDAVSHMEKNKSPNVEPYTNYTYPSDNEDTECEEDNLDISDSIQDKDVSDSEHENNLEKLYTERFQSISPRSNKSNVTNSERNSLENNVHASDQFFLRKSESSRDSKSPVLHPNKPSNLNTISSRSNSSRSKSPISILSHKTTNSRISSNNDLHSSMEHLSNNSGHSSRSKSPYSSGNFTSNSFRPSTVVNKAQYRDRLSVVSPEPTTSKTSLSKTNLKPTETVKPDGSKEFRFPNGNVKYISADGLYSKFVYYNGDIKENFYNEGRIKYYYAESKTYHTTHPDGLEVLEFPDGQVEKRYKDGSTEIRLPNGSVRYFDPKNQHVREEWRFPDGAALTVAADGQQRIVFPNGQVEVHAKDHKRREFPDGTVKLVYNDGTSETRYASGRVRVKDKNGHLIMDSAPG